The following coding sequences are from one Microbacterium sp. SORGH_AS_0969 window:
- a CDS encoding carbohydrate ABC transporter permease — translation MASASVLTTTAAERPPRRRAGGPGRGGRGGRGGMTRRRPVDWLLLALVVVGALLVLAPFYLVLVNSFKSPLDYATSGPLALPQQLDFGGIVDFWNRVDFPRKVGNSILISGVVAVLAVLISVLNAFAIGIGRVRGRTGIVLLFLMANLLPQEALLYPLYYMFKSVGLYDNVLSVIIVFTVVQAAFGTYLLSSVYGTFPREILEAAAIDGASRWQILWRVIFPISRPTLAVLLIFFFIWTWNEFLIPLTFLASNDNQTVPVAISVLQGDRLMDVTTISASALLGIIPTLIFFLIFQRTLTRGITAGAVK, via the coding sequence ATGGCCTCGGCATCCGTTCTCACCACGACCGCCGCCGAACGCCCGCCGCGGCGTCGCGCCGGTGGCCCGGGTCGCGGCGGCCGCGGCGGCCGCGGCGGCATGACCCGCCGCCGCCCGGTCGACTGGCTGCTGCTCGCGCTCGTCGTCGTCGGCGCGCTGCTCGTGCTCGCGCCGTTCTACCTCGTGCTCGTGAACTCGTTCAAGTCGCCGCTCGACTACGCGACCTCGGGGCCGCTCGCGCTCCCGCAGCAGCTCGACTTCGGCGGGATCGTCGACTTCTGGAACCGCGTGGACTTCCCCCGCAAGGTCGGCAACTCGATCCTCATCTCGGGTGTCGTCGCCGTGCTCGCGGTGCTCATCTCGGTGCTCAACGCCTTCGCGATCGGCATCGGGCGCGTGCGCGGGCGCACCGGCATCGTGCTGCTGTTCCTCATGGCGAACCTGCTCCCGCAGGAGGCGCTGCTGTACCCGCTGTACTACATGTTCAAATCGGTCGGCCTGTACGACAACGTCCTGTCGGTCATCATCGTCTTCACGGTGGTACAGGCGGCGTTCGGCACCTACCTGCTGTCGTCGGTGTACGGCACGTTCCCGCGCGAGATCCTCGAGGCCGCCGCGATCGACGGCGCGAGCCGCTGGCAGATCCTCTGGCGCGTGATCTTCCCGATCAGCCGCCCGACCCTCGCGGTGCTGCTCATCTTCTTCTTCATCTGGACGTGGAACGAGTTCCTCATCCCGCTGACGTTCCTGGCATCCAACGACAACCAGACGGTGCCGGTCGCGATCAGCGTCCTGCAGGGCGACCGTCTCATGGACGTCACCACCATCAGCGCGTCGGCGCTGCTCGGCATCATCCCGACGCTCATCTTCTTCCTCATCTTCCAACGCACGCTCACACGCGGCATCACGGCAGGAGCAGTCAAGTAA
- the yicI gene encoding alpha-xylosidase encodes MKFTDGFWLMRHGVTVDYAAEAYDISRTDDTPDGPGLVVHAPTKVIAKRGDVLNRTLLTVTLSSPLEGVVRVRIVHHDGAGRGRGFALPGAVGGGGDVDVEAGTLSAGRLVARIAPGAPWDLSFELDGQRVTGSGHRSLGRVSLAADADVDAGVISNRGADTGIPASRHFIHEQLDLGVGETVYGLGERFGPVVKNGQTVDIWNADGGTSSEQAYKSVPFYVSSGGYGVLVNDPGHVSFEVASENVERVQFSVSGEALEYFVIAGPTPKDVLERYTALTGRPPVVPAWSFGTWLTTSFTTDYDEQTVTSFIDGMAERDLPLSVFHFDCFWMREFSWTDFTWDDRVFPDPDAMLQRLHDRGLRVSVWINPYIAQRSVLFAEGVANGYFVRRPDGTPWQWDLWTPGMALVDFTNPDAVRWYQSHLRRLIAQGVDCFKTDFGERIPTDVVYFDGTDPERMHNLYAQLYNAAVHEVLVEERGVGEAVLFARSATAGGQTMPVHWGGDNSSTFASMAETLRGGLSLAWSGFSFWSHDIGGFEGTPDPAVFKRWIAYGMLSSHSRFHGSDSYRVPWAFDEEAVDVTRLFSRLKLRLMPYLYAAAREAAATGVPVMRPMALEFPDDPTTLYLDRQYMLGGDLLVAPVFSASGDVSFYLPEGEWTHLLTGERVVGGGWRRETHGFDSLPLYVRPGAVLPWGAREDRPDYDYLDGLSLRVFPGGSGVAEVTVTAPDGRSETFRVDRAEVTE; translated from the coding sequence ATGAAGTTCACCGATGGGTTCTGGCTCATGCGTCACGGCGTGACCGTCGACTACGCGGCCGAGGCCTACGACATCAGCCGGACCGACGACACCCCGGACGGACCGGGGCTCGTCGTGCACGCGCCGACGAAGGTCATCGCGAAGCGCGGCGATGTGCTCAACCGGACGCTCCTGACCGTGACGCTGTCGTCGCCGCTCGAGGGGGTCGTGCGGGTGCGGATCGTGCACCACGACGGAGCCGGCCGCGGACGCGGGTTCGCGCTGCCGGGGGCCGTCGGCGGCGGCGGCGACGTCGATGTCGAGGCCGGCACCCTGAGCGCGGGGCGGCTCGTCGCGCGCATCGCGCCGGGCGCGCCGTGGGACCTCTCCTTCGAGCTCGACGGGCAGCGCGTGACCGGCAGCGGGCACCGGTCTCTCGGGCGGGTGAGTCTCGCGGCGGATGCCGACGTCGACGCCGGCGTGATCTCGAACCGAGGTGCGGACACCGGCATCCCGGCATCCCGTCACTTCATCCACGAACAGCTCGACCTCGGCGTCGGCGAGACGGTCTACGGGCTCGGCGAACGCTTCGGGCCGGTCGTGAAGAACGGTCAGACCGTCGACATCTGGAACGCCGACGGCGGCACCTCGAGCGAGCAGGCGTACAAGAGCGTGCCGTTCTACGTCTCGTCGGGCGGGTACGGCGTGCTCGTCAACGACCCGGGACACGTGTCGTTCGAGGTCGCGTCCGAGAACGTCGAGCGCGTGCAGTTCTCGGTCTCGGGCGAGGCGCTGGAGTACTTCGTCATCGCCGGCCCCACCCCGAAGGACGTGCTCGAGCGCTACACCGCACTCACCGGCCGCCCGCCCGTCGTGCCGGCGTGGTCGTTCGGCACCTGGCTCACCACCTCGTTCACGACCGATTACGACGAGCAGACCGTCACCTCCTTCATCGACGGCATGGCCGAGCGCGACCTGCCGCTGTCGGTCTTCCACTTCGACTGCTTCTGGATGCGCGAGTTCTCCTGGACCGACTTCACCTGGGACGACCGGGTCTTCCCGGATCCGGATGCCATGCTCCAGCGCCTCCACGACCGGGGCCTGCGGGTGTCGGTGTGGATCAACCCCTACATCGCACAGCGTTCGGTGCTGTTCGCCGAGGGGGTCGCGAACGGCTACTTCGTGCGCCGACCCGACGGGACGCCGTGGCAGTGGGACCTGTGGACGCCGGGCATGGCGCTCGTCGACTTCACGAACCCGGATGCCGTGCGCTGGTACCAGTCGCACCTGCGGCGTCTCATCGCGCAGGGCGTGGACTGCTTCAAGACCGACTTCGGCGAGCGGATCCCCACCGACGTCGTCTACTTCGACGGCACCGACCCCGAGCGCATGCACAACCTGTACGCGCAGCTGTACAACGCCGCGGTGCACGAGGTGCTGGTGGAGGAGCGGGGCGTCGGAGAAGCCGTGCTGTTCGCGCGCTCGGCGACGGCGGGTGGGCAGACGATGCCCGTGCACTGGGGCGGCGACAACTCGTCGACCTTCGCCTCGATGGCGGAGACGCTCCGTGGCGGCCTGTCACTCGCGTGGAGCGGCTTCTCGTTCTGGAGCCACGACATCGGCGGCTTCGAGGGCACCCCCGACCCGGCCGTGTTCAAGCGCTGGATCGCCTACGGGATGCTGTCGTCGCACAGCCGCTTCCACGGCTCGGACTCGTACCGGGTGCCATGGGCGTTCGACGAGGAGGCGGTCGACGTCACGCGCCTGTTCTCGCGCCTGAAGCTGCGGCTGATGCCGTATCTGTACGCGGCGGCACGGGAGGCTGCGGCCACGGGCGTTCCGGTGATGCGGCCGATGGCGCTCGAGTTCCCCGACGACCCCACGACCCTGTACCTCGACCGCCAGTACATGCTCGGCGGCGATCTTCTCGTGGCGCCGGTGTTCTCGGCATCCGGAGACGTGTCGTTCTATCTGCCCGAGGGGGAGTGGACGCACCTGCTCACCGGGGAGCGGGTGGTCGGCGGCGGGTGGCGTCGCGAGACGCACGGCTTCGACTCGCTGCCGCTGTACGTGCGGCCGGGGGCCGTGCTGCCGTGGGGCGCGCGCGAGGACCGGCCCGACTACGACTACCTCGACGGGCTGTCGCTGCGGGTGTTCCCCGGCGGCTCGGGGGTGGCCGAAGTCACGGTGACGGCGCCGGACGGGCGGAGCGAGACGTTCCGGGTGGATCGGGCTGAGGTGACGGAGTAG
- a CDS encoding alpha/beta fold hydrolase encodes MAFVTTEDGAEIYYKDWGNPEAQPIVFHHGWPLSSDDWDAQMLYFLGKGYRVIASDRRGHGRSSQIGTGHDMDHYASDVSAVVEHLDLRNAVHVGHSTGGGQVARYVAKHGEPQGRVAKAVLVAAVPPLMLQRDDNPEGTPLSVFDGFREALAANRAEFFEAVASGPFYGFNREGVTPSQPVIDNWWRQGMTGSAVAHYEGIKAFSETDQEADLRAITVPVLVLQGDDDQVVPYKAAALRQHEMLANSTLKIYEGYPHGMLTTHADVINPDILAFIQS; translated from the coding sequence ATGGCATTCGTGACCACCGAAGACGGCGCGGAGATCTACTACAAGGACTGGGGCAACCCCGAGGCGCAGCCGATCGTGTTCCACCACGGCTGGCCCCTGTCGTCCGACGACTGGGATGCGCAGATGCTCTACTTCCTCGGCAAGGGCTACCGCGTGATCGCGAGCGACCGTCGCGGTCACGGACGCTCGTCGCAGATCGGCACGGGCCACGACATGGACCACTACGCCAGCGACGTCAGCGCCGTGGTCGAGCACCTCGACCTGCGCAACGCGGTGCACGTCGGCCACTCCACCGGCGGCGGCCAGGTGGCCCGCTACGTCGCGAAGCACGGCGAGCCCCAAGGCCGTGTCGCCAAGGCCGTCCTGGTCGCGGCCGTGCCGCCGCTCATGCTGCAGCGCGACGACAACCCCGAGGGCACCCCGCTGTCGGTGTTCGACGGGTTCCGTGAGGCCCTCGCGGCCAACCGTGCCGAGTTCTTCGAGGCCGTGGCATCCGGTCCTTTCTACGGATTCAACCGCGAGGGCGTCACCCCCTCGCAGCCGGTCATCGACAACTGGTGGCGCCAGGGCATGACGGGCAGCGCGGTCGCGCACTACGAGGGCATCAAGGCGTTCTCCGAGACCGACCAGGAAGCCGACCTCCGAGCCATCACCGTGCCCGTGCTGGTGCTGCAGGGCGACGACGACCAGGTCGTGCCGTACAAGGCTGCGGCGCTCCGCCAGCACGAGATGCTCGCCAACTCGACGCTGAAGATCTACGAGGGCTACCCGCACGGCATGCTCACCACGCACGCCGATGTGATCAACCCCGACATCCTGGCGTTCATCCAGTCGTGA
- a CDS encoding helix-turn-helix domain-containing protein produces MYPPQIVDQLSTMLGRRVRLRETTYPAVADREAVCVDVPFGRGAAYLRVVGAVQSELGPFEWAVIDAAAYLLDLGAGLAASRDTVLTALMDADRRRRRDALGEVRARRWIDGRADDLDVLVIRLDPARELAVTAFGRHLALTLHGAVHFVGIREESAVFLAAPVRDIDELTDAVSREAAVHGVVPRGLGMATCGGDETDIDAAVERAIASARLRATLPDQVVSVRAEDLGGWALMHTVPRSRPLLHQACPAAFDLLALDDPTPRETVEAYLDAAGRVPVACERLHIHRTTLYYRLEHLPESVRAALADGLQRSTLHLALKLLRLWEEEAVEAPVIPLREEGLLRA; encoded by the coding sequence ATGTATCCGCCGCAGATCGTGGACCAACTCTCGACCATGCTGGGCCGCCGGGTACGTCTGCGCGAGACGACGTATCCGGCGGTCGCCGACCGCGAGGCCGTGTGCGTCGACGTCCCGTTCGGTCGGGGAGCGGCCTATCTGCGCGTCGTCGGCGCCGTGCAGAGCGAGCTCGGCCCGTTCGAGTGGGCCGTGATCGACGCGGCGGCGTACCTGCTCGACCTCGGGGCGGGCCTGGCCGCGTCGCGAGACACGGTGCTCACTGCACTGATGGATGCCGACCGCCGAAGGCGGCGCGACGCCCTCGGCGAGGTGCGCGCCCGGCGGTGGATCGATGGCCGCGCCGACGATCTCGATGTGCTCGTGATCCGGCTCGATCCCGCCCGCGAGCTCGCGGTCACGGCATTCGGTCGGCACCTCGCGCTCACCCTGCACGGAGCGGTGCACTTCGTCGGCATCCGTGAAGAATCCGCCGTCTTCCTCGCCGCGCCCGTGCGCGACATCGACGAGCTGACGGATGCCGTCTCCCGAGAGGCCGCCGTGCACGGGGTCGTGCCGCGGGGTCTCGGGATGGCGACGTGCGGCGGAGACGAGACCGACATCGACGCCGCCGTCGAGCGGGCGATCGCCTCCGCGCGGCTGCGCGCGACGCTGCCCGACCAGGTCGTGTCGGTGCGCGCCGAAGACCTCGGTGGGTGGGCGCTCATGCACACGGTGCCGCGCTCGCGTCCCCTGCTGCACCAGGCCTGCCCGGCCGCCTTCGACCTGCTGGCCCTCGACGATCCGACGCCGCGCGAGACGGTGGAGGCGTACCTGGATGCCGCCGGCCGCGTGCCCGTGGCCTGCGAGAGGCTGCACATCCACCGCACGACGCTGTACTACCGGCTCGAGCACCTGCCCGAGTCGGTGCGCGCCGCGCTCGCCGACGGCCTGCAGCGGAGCACCCTGCACCTCGCGCTCAAGCTGCTGCGGCTGTGGGAGGAGGAAGCGGTCGAGGCGCCGGTGATCCCGCTGCGCGAGGAGGGGTTGCTGCGGGCGTGA
- a CDS encoding FAD-binding oxidoreductase — translation MTATPWLPAHVASVTRLTAHARSLVLDVPGWTGSVPGQHLDIRLTAEDGYQAERSYSIASFGPGNSVELAVDEVDGGEVSPYLVEEVRPGDFLEVKGPLGQYFVWRESDPSPVQLIAGGSGIVPLLSIARARAAAGTAQPFRLLYSVRSAPDAMYADEIDRLGALGIPTEWIHTRLAPPGSPRAAGRVSMAELERLTIPPAERPLIFICGPTAFVEATADAVVAVGHPPLRVRTERFGGA, via the coding sequence GTGACGGCGACGCCCTGGCTGCCGGCGCACGTCGCGTCGGTCACCCGCCTCACCGCGCACGCCCGCTCGCTCGTGCTCGACGTCCCGGGCTGGACGGGGAGCGTCCCCGGGCAGCACCTCGACATCCGCCTCACCGCCGAAGACGGCTACCAGGCCGAGCGCTCGTACTCGATCGCGAGCTTCGGCCCCGGGAACAGCGTCGAGCTCGCCGTCGACGAGGTCGACGGCGGCGAGGTCTCGCCCTACCTCGTCGAAGAGGTGCGTCCCGGCGACTTCCTCGAGGTGAAGGGCCCGCTCGGTCAGTACTTCGTGTGGCGCGAGAGCGACCCGTCGCCCGTGCAGCTCATCGCCGGCGGCTCGGGCATCGTCCCGCTCCTCTCCATCGCCCGGGCGCGCGCGGCCGCGGGCACCGCCCAGCCCTTCCGGTTGCTGTACTCGGTGCGTTCGGCACCGGATGCCATGTACGCCGACGAGATCGACCGGCTCGGGGCCCTCGGCATCCCGACCGAGTGGATCCACACGCGCCTCGCCCCGCCCGGATCGCCGCGGGCCGCGGGGCGCGTGTCGATGGCCGAGCTCGAGCGCCTGACGATCCCGCCCGCGGAGCGACCCCTCATCTTCATCTGCGGGCCGACCGCGTTCGTCGAGGCGACGGCCGATGCCGTCGTCGCCGTCGGTCACCCGCCGCTCCGGGTGCGCACGGAGCGTTTCGGCGGGGCGTAG
- a CDS encoding molybdopterin-dependent oxidoreductase: MAEFSRGFGTRRRASDPQLPPGQYLTDDFPVLSAGPTPRIRLDEWQFAIRTETGATTTWTWDEIHALPIEDVHTDIHCVTRWSKFGTSWRGVSVDTLLADIDSAAPSVMAHSYGGYTTNVPVKDLMGGKAWVVFEFDGKPLAPEHGGPARLLVPHLYFWKSAKWVRGLVMQPRDDPGFWEQNGYNMHGDPWREERYW; encoded by the coding sequence ATGGCCGAATTCAGCAGGGGTTTCGGGACCCGCCGACGCGCGTCCGACCCGCAGCTCCCCCCGGGGCAGTACCTCACCGACGACTTCCCCGTGCTGTCCGCGGGCCCGACCCCTCGCATCCGACTCGACGAGTGGCAGTTCGCGATCCGCACCGAGACGGGCGCGACGACGACCTGGACGTGGGATGAGATCCACGCGCTGCCGATCGAAGACGTGCACACCGACATCCACTGCGTGACCCGGTGGTCGAAGTTCGGCACCTCTTGGCGCGGGGTCTCGGTCGACACGCTGCTCGCCGACATCGACAGTGCCGCGCCCTCGGTGATGGCGCACTCGTACGGCGGCTACACGACGAACGTGCCGGTGAAAGACCTGATGGGCGGCAAGGCCTGGGTCGTCTTCGAGTTCGACGGCAAGCCCCTCGCCCCCGAGCACGGCGGGCCCGCGCGCCTGCTCGTCCCGCATCTGTACTTCTGGAAGAGCGCGAAGTGGGTCCGCGGTCTCGTCATGCAGCCGCGCGACGATCCCGGCTTCTGGGAGCAGAACGGCTACAACATGCACGGCGATCCGTGGCGCGAAGAGCGGTACTGGTGA
- a CDS encoding PadR family transcriptional regulator, whose protein sequence is MDVRSGQLDNRDDIYRIVRVEPLQRVTQPTIDVLGVLLGTTGPAWGLRIIKETQRPAGTVYPILERLERQGWLTSEWEDDPARSGPRRRLYRLTAEGSPAARSVIAAHAAKQSAAAPARPGRLATS, encoded by the coding sequence ATGGATGTCCGATCGGGTCAGCTGGACAATAGAGACGATATATATAGAATAGTGCGCGTGGAGCCTCTTCAGCGTGTGACGCAACCAACCATCGACGTCCTCGGCGTCCTGCTGGGGACGACCGGGCCCGCGTGGGGGCTGCGCATCATCAAAGAAACGCAGCGCCCTGCGGGCACGGTGTATCCGATCCTGGAGCGGTTGGAGCGGCAAGGGTGGCTCACCTCGGAGTGGGAAGACGACCCGGCTCGTTCGGGTCCGCGTCGGCGGTTGTATCGACTCACTGCGGAGGGTTCTCCCGCGGCGCGATCGGTGATCGCCGCGCACGCGGCTAAGCAGAGCGCCGCGGCGCCTGCGCGACCGGGACGGTTGGCTACCTCATGA
- a CDS encoding TetR/AcrR family transcriptional regulator: protein MGRPRRYDEDQLLDAAQELFWSRGYDRTSMEDVAVASGVGTSSLYAAYASKLGLFLCVFRRYCEGRVAFVAEATSAPATDLAVVAGQFLQRVVDECGSSADRRGCLMLNTIVELGDRFPEVLDISTATTARMERVLAETFLRTAAEHDLTLDADEAAAHAERTVLASQGLIQLSRLRVPHERLAALAAHSARASVWQGA, encoded by the coding sequence GTGGGTCGACCCCGGCGATACGACGAAGATCAGCTCCTGGATGCCGCGCAGGAGCTGTTCTGGTCGCGCGGATACGACCGCACCTCGATGGAAGATGTGGCCGTGGCATCCGGAGTCGGCACCAGCAGCCTGTACGCGGCGTACGCGAGCAAGCTCGGGCTGTTCCTCTGCGTCTTCCGCCGGTACTGCGAAGGGCGCGTGGCGTTCGTGGCCGAGGCAACGTCCGCGCCGGCCACCGACCTGGCGGTGGTGGCCGGGCAGTTCCTCCAGCGCGTGGTCGACGAGTGCGGCTCGTCCGCGGATCGACGGGGATGCCTGATGCTCAACACGATCGTCGAGCTCGGCGATCGCTTCCCCGAGGTGCTCGACATCTCGACGGCGACGACCGCGCGAATGGAGCGCGTGCTGGCGGAGACGTTCCTCCGCACCGCGGCGGAACACGATCTGACCCTGGATGCCGACGAGGCCGCCGCTCATGCCGAGCGCACGGTGCTGGCATCCCAGGGGCTCATCCAGCTGAGTCGCCTCCGCGTCCCGCACGAGCGTCTCGCGGCTCTCGCCGCGCACTCGGCCCGAGCCTCGGTGTGGCAGGGCGCCTGA
- a CDS encoding helix-turn-helix domain-containing protein: MTTSSGPLAEFLRDRRESLTPAQVGLSDSSRRRVRGLRRTEVAELAGISADYYLRIEQGRGHRPSAEVLSALSRALLLDVYGDEHLHRVANLSAGHEAPAVSDEVPAGIRELLDLHPETPAYLSNGTLDVIGVNEAGRLLAPGGLRPGLNLVLSVFEHYPDPHSESHWRRTASNLVASLRYHADPRSPRLRHIVDTLSATDPRFVELWQRCEVRPHTSSWPLVYIESHGWVGLRSETLAIPASRGCTMTQFFAGPNTPGVEALRDLVRRAYGREPRVEPSA, translated from the coding sequence GTGACGACCTCGAGTGGCCCGCTGGCCGAGTTCCTGCGCGACCGACGCGAGTCGCTCACGCCCGCGCAGGTCGGGCTGTCGGACTCGTCGCGCCGCCGCGTCCGGGGCCTGCGTCGCACCGAGGTGGCCGAGCTCGCCGGGATCAGCGCCGACTACTACCTGCGCATCGAGCAGGGGCGGGGCCACCGCCCCTCGGCAGAGGTGCTCAGCGCCCTCAGCCGCGCGCTCCTCCTCGACGTGTACGGCGACGAGCACCTGCACCGCGTCGCGAACCTGTCGGCGGGGCACGAGGCGCCGGCCGTCAGCGACGAGGTCCCCGCGGGCATCCGGGAGTTGCTCGACCTGCACCCCGAGACGCCGGCGTACCTGTCGAACGGCACCCTCGACGTCATCGGGGTCAACGAAGCGGGCCGTCTGCTCGCGCCCGGGGGTCTGCGCCCGGGACTCAACCTCGTGCTGTCGGTGTTCGAGCACTATCCCGACCCGCACTCGGAGTCGCACTGGCGCCGAACTGCGAGCAACCTCGTCGCGTCGCTGCGGTATCACGCGGACCCGCGCAGTCCCCGGTTGCGGCACATCGTCGACACGCTCAGCGCCACCGATCCGCGCTTCGTCGAGCTGTGGCAGCGGTGCGAGGTGCGACCGCACACGAGCTCGTGGCCGCTCGTGTACATCGAGTCCCACGGGTGGGTGGGGCTGCGCAGCGAGACGTTGGCGATCCCTGCATCCCGAGGCTGCACGATGACCCAGTTCTTCGCCGGACCGAACACCCCCGGGGTCGAGGCGCTGCGCGATCTCGTGCGGCGGGCGTACGGGCGGGAGCCGCGCGTCGAGCCGAGCGCGTGA
- a CDS encoding GlxA family transcriptional regulator, whose product MTGQRRRVGILLFDGVKALDFVGPAEVFSETNLTTDAYELRFYSPTGADVTAFMGLRIGVDGAASESGPLDTVIIPGSERAPGVFDDPDLQRAITDLARQARRIASICSGAFGLAATGLLDGHPATTHWKFADALASRYPRVAVDSERIFTKQGDIYTSAGVAAGIDLALSLVEDDLGAEVARSVAQHLLVYMRRSGGQSQFSAALKMPAPRTSIARAVADYVSDDPTRPTSVTELAAHVNVSPRHLTRVIRDELGVTPAAYIASLRLELAVNLLESGVSIAQSAAAAGFGSPAALRRAFLARYRVTPSGYQQRFRSTVAPQAEELSA is encoded by the coding sequence ATGACGGGACAACGACGTCGAGTCGGAATTCTGCTGTTCGACGGGGTCAAGGCGCTCGATTTCGTGGGGCCGGCCGAAGTGTTCTCCGAGACGAACCTGACGACGGATGCCTACGAGCTCCGGTTCTACTCGCCCACCGGCGCCGATGTCACGGCGTTCATGGGCCTGCGGATCGGCGTCGACGGCGCCGCGTCCGAGAGCGGGCCGCTCGACACGGTGATCATCCCGGGGAGCGAACGGGCACCGGGCGTGTTCGACGACCCCGACCTGCAGCGGGCGATCACCGACCTCGCGCGCCAGGCGCGACGCATCGCGTCGATCTGCAGCGGCGCGTTCGGTCTCGCCGCCACGGGCCTCCTCGACGGTCACCCCGCGACGACGCACTGGAAGTTCGCCGACGCGCTGGCCAGCCGCTACCCCCGGGTCGCGGTCGACTCGGAGCGCATCTTCACCAAGCAGGGTGACATCTACACCTCGGCGGGGGTGGCCGCGGGCATCGACCTCGCGCTCTCACTGGTCGAAGACGACCTCGGCGCCGAGGTCGCGCGCAGCGTCGCCCAGCACCTTCTCGTGTACATGCGCCGCTCGGGCGGGCAGTCGCAGTTCTCCGCGGCGCTGAAGATGCCGGCCCCGCGCACGAGCATCGCCCGCGCGGTCGCCGACTACGTCTCCGACGATCCGACCCGGCCCACGAGCGTCACCGAGCTCGCGGCGCACGTGAACGTCAGTCCGCGGCACCTCACCCGCGTCATCCGCGACGAGCTGGGCGTCACTCCGGCCGCCTACATCGCGTCGCTGCGGTTGGAGCTCGCGGTCAACCTGCTCGAGTCGGGGGTCTCGATCGCCCAGTCGGCCGCCGCGGCCGGCTTCGGCTCGCCTGCGGCCCTACGCCGCGCTTTCCTCGCGCGCTACCGCGTGACGCCGTCGGGGTATCAGCAGCGGTTCCGCTCGACGGTCGCGCCGCAGGCCGAGGAGCTGTCGGCGTAG
- a CDS encoding alpha/beta fold hydrolase → MSEQPTIVLVHGAFADAASWAPVTRALLDQGYTVRVPAVPNRSLIGDAAYIRSVVEQIEGPVLLAGHSYGGAVITVAGVAENVVGLVYVSGYALEEGESLGQLQGGFPDSDLAQHLVYTPFPIEGGEPGTDVSVEVAAFPDVFAHGVPLERAEVLAVSQRPLATLAFGENAPVAAWKTKPAWGIVSSADHTINPDVERFGYQRAGLRTVVELDAPHLVMQSHPAEVAKVITDAVAELA, encoded by the coding sequence ATGTCCGAACAACCCACGATCGTCCTCGTCCACGGAGCCTTCGCGGATGCCGCGAGCTGGGCACCCGTGACCCGCGCGCTGCTCGACCAGGGGTACACCGTGCGGGTTCCCGCCGTGCCGAACCGCAGCCTCATCGGCGATGCGGCGTACATCCGCTCGGTCGTCGAGCAGATCGAGGGACCGGTGCTGCTCGCCGGGCACTCGTACGGCGGTGCCGTGATCACCGTCGCGGGTGTCGCGGAGAACGTGGTGGGCCTGGTCTACGTCTCGGGCTACGCGCTCGAAGAGGGCGAGAGCCTCGGGCAGTTGCAGGGCGGCTTCCCCGACTCCGACCTCGCGCAGCACCTCGTCTACACGCCGTTCCCGATCGAGGGCGGCGAGCCCGGCACCGACGTGTCGGTCGAGGTCGCGGCCTTCCCCGACGTCTTCGCGCACGGTGTGCCGCTCGAGCGGGCCGAGGTGCTCGCCGTGTCGCAGCGCCCGCTCGCCACGCTCGCGTTCGGCGAGAACGCGCCGGTCGCTGCCTGGAAGACGAAGCCCGCCTGGGGCATCGTCTCGAGCGCCGATCACACGATCAACCCCGACGTCGAGCGCTTCGGCTACCAGCGCGCGGGCCTGCGGACGGTCGTCGAACTCGACGCGCCGCACCTCGTGATGCAGAGCCACCCCGCGGAGGTCGCGAAGGTCATCACGGACGCCGTCGCCGAGCTCGCCTGA
- a CDS encoding UBP-type zinc finger domain-containing protein encodes MTTAEQIDRGVPPSGTGCQECDTSGSWWVHLRRCVACGHVGCCDSSLNRHATAHFHATGHRYIQSFEPGEVWWWDYETSAVVHGPPLAPPTTHPVDQTVPGPEERLPADWEEQLAARRGDE; translated from the coding sequence ATGACCACGGCCGAGCAGATCGACCGGGGCGTCCCCCCGAGCGGGACCGGATGCCAGGAGTGCGACACGAGCGGAAGCTGGTGGGTGCACCTGCGCCGGTGCGTCGCGTGCGGACACGTCGGCTGCTGCGACTCGTCGTTGAACCGTCACGCGACGGCCCACTTCCACGCGACGGGGCACCGCTACATCCAGAGCTTCGAGCCGGGCGAGGTGTGGTGGTGGGACTACGAGACCTCGGCGGTCGTGCACGGCCCCCCGCTCGCCCCGCCGACGACCCACCCCGTCGACCAGACGGTCCCGGGGCCGGAGGAGCGGCTCCCCGCGGATTGGGAGGAGCAGCTCGCCGCTCGCCGAGGAGACGAATGA